A DNA window from Gemmatimonadaceae bacterium contains the following coding sequences:
- a CDS encoding Uma2 family endonuclease, with translation MAMVQSLDHYWTPEEVRALPDDGTRHECIDGLLIVTPAPNALHQRAVALLWDSLSPYVRRERIGELLPSPADIEIEPGTLVQPDLFIYRIPAEGIAKRDWSIIKELLLAVEVLSPSTARFDRGLKRRFYLRSPTEELWLVDIDSRVVERWRAGDARPEILADRLVWHPKRALEPLCITLAEFFAGVHGEA, from the coding sequence ATGGCCATGGTCCAGTCGCTCGACCACTATTGGACGCCCGAGGAGGTGCGCGCGCTGCCCGATGACGGCACCCGTCACGAATGCATCGACGGGTTGCTCATCGTGACGCCGGCGCCCAACGCGCTCCATCAGCGTGCGGTCGCGCTGCTGTGGGACAGTCTGTCTCCATACGTGCGCCGCGAGCGCATTGGCGAGCTGTTGCCGTCACCTGCCGACATCGAGATCGAGCCGGGTACACTGGTCCAGCCCGATCTGTTCATCTATCGGATTCCTGCGGAGGGAATCGCGAAACGCGACTGGTCCATCATTAAAGAGTTGCTGCTCGCGGTGGAGGTTCTTTCGCCGTCCACGGCGCGGTTCGACCGCGGACTCAAGCGCCGATTCTATCTCCGTTCGCCGACCGAGGAACTGTGGCTCGTGGATATCGACTCGCGAGTCGTCGAACGATGGCGGGCGGGCGATGCGCGCCCTGAGATACTTGCGGATCGCCTCGTGTGGCATCCCAAGCGCGCTCTCGAGCCGTTGTGTATAACGTTGGCCGAGTTCTTCG